Proteins from a genomic interval of Leptospira bandrabouensis:
- a CDS encoding MORN repeat-containing protein codes for MKLSFCSFVCGVVLLLTFVACASQDTKEVSETGSQDSKSNSRAVNLEDPEKGGKKIGCIEGNCVNGIGKYVYDNGDIYTGSFKNDLREGPGSFLYSDGEKFSGTYIEDKKQGPGEYNFKNGDKYVGEFQNGQINGKGTYSFKDGKSVSGDFTSDGQEGIGVLTDDGKARNCKIAGRKLLCE; via the coding sequence ATGAAATTATCCTTTTGTAGTTTTGTTTGTGGAGTGGTTCTTTTACTGACGTTTGTGGCTTGTGCTTCACAAGATACGAAAGAAGTCTCTGAGACTGGGAGCCAAGATTCAAAATCGAATTCACGAGCAGTTAACTTGGAAGACCCCGAAAAAGGTGGAAAAAAAATCGGTTGTATTGAAGGAAATTGTGTAAACGGTATTGGTAAATATGTATACGACAATGGGGATATTTACACTGGATCTTTTAAAAATGATCTAAGAGAAGGCCCAGGCAGTTTTCTTTATTCCGATGGTGAAAAGTTTAGCGGAACATATATAGAAGATAAAAAACAAGGTCCCGGTGAATACAATTTCAAAAATGGGGACAAATATGTAGGTGAGTTTCAAAACGGACAGATCAACGGAAAAGGAACTTATAGTTTTAAAGATGGTAAATCTGTTTCGGGTGATTTCACCTCTGATGGCCAAGAAGGAATCGGAGTACTTACCGATGATGGTAAAGCCAGAAATTGCAAAATCGCAGGAAGAAAACTTCTCTGCGAATAG
- a CDS encoding M48 family metallopeptidase, which translates to MIRSLVFFITFTFLVQCSTSPTGRKQIILVKDAEMNEMGTAAFSEMKTKTPVDTAATANQYVNCIVSAELAVTHDTTGVESWEVVVFRDNTPNAFALPGGKIGVYTGMFSVAKNKDQLAAVIGHEIGHVIARHGNERVSQNQLAGGSVKILESLGKPTVAGALGLGAKFGVLLPFSREHESEADIIGLELMAKSGFDPRQSVELWKNMSALGGSKTNELLSTHPSDATRMKNLNAAMPNAMVLWEKAKAEGKRPNCQL; encoded by the coding sequence ATGATTCGAAGTTTAGTATTCTTTATCACATTTACGTTTTTAGTTCAATGTAGCACCTCACCTACGGGAAGAAAACAAATCATCCTAGTAAAAGATGCGGAAATGAACGAAATGGGAACAGCAGCTTTTTCAGAGATGAAAACAAAAACTCCTGTCGATACGGCTGCCACTGCCAACCAGTATGTAAACTGCATCGTATCCGCAGAGTTAGCTGTCACTCATGATACAACCGGAGTGGAATCTTGGGAAGTGGTTGTGTTTAGAGACAATACTCCTAATGCTTTTGCATTACCAGGTGGGAAAATTGGTGTTTATACAGGTATGTTTTCTGTAGCAAAAAACAAAGACCAACTAGCAGCCGTAATTGGACATGAAATTGGACATGTGATAGCTCGTCATGGAAATGAAAGAGTATCCCAAAACCAATTAGCAGGTGGATCAGTAAAAATTTTGGAAAGCCTCGGAAAACCAACGGTAGCAGGAGCCCTTGGACTCGGTGCCAAATTTGGTGTTTTATTACCTTTTTCTAGAGAACATGAATCGGAGGCTGATATCATTGGATTAGAACTGATGGCAAAATCGGGATTCGATCCAAGACAAAGTGTAGAACTTTGGAAAAATATGAGTGCCCTAGGTGGTAGTAAAACCAATGAATTACTATCAACACATCCGTCAGATGCCACTCGAATGAAAAATTTAAATGCTGCTATGCCAAATGCAATGGTTTTATGGGAAAAGGCCAAAGCAGAAGGGAAACGTCCCAACTGCCAACTGTAA
- a CDS encoding EAL domain-containing protein, which yields MGSPISVLILENDSNSVFDLVREMKANGLSPLYRVVESYPSWETTVHEEDWDAIICSTREPFHSEIPIYLQYLNDKKIDIPVILLSDPEDFAKNLSYMKSGVNDLIDRKNLLRLTEVLERERRELVYRKEKNTTEIFLYQSLKEIQLQKFALDQANIVSITDANGIITYVNEAFTKATGYTTSELIGQNHRILKSADKTKEDWAKIWEIIQKGKVWRGEIRNLKKDGGDYWADTTIVPFTRQDGSIFQYIAIHHDITDRKLAEQQLTHDAFYDNLTGLPNRALFLARIEQKIFAYNAKNTGYPILFCINIDNFKRINHSLGNEAGDQILVIFSERLKQFSDNDAIITRLGADNFSILLTHLLAIDEGISYAMRLLERLGDPIPLGGYEIYLTASCGISAFGLGGKEADVLLRNAEIAMFHAKSQKVGTVSVFNQAMQEKIHFQLEIQNDLKKALTHNEIFVFYQPVLDLKENKIGHWEALVRWRHPQRGMVSPAEFIPLAEDSGLIVPITRFVLEQAANLIDEVQTKQGLPISIAVNLSPQVFFDQNIFHWIVDLHNRRGIPYTSLQVEITESLAMKNLSETVPILSNLIDIGVKVALDDFGTGFSSLSYLEKLPLSIVKIDKSFLNNVEEGSKESFLLISIINMAHDLGYSVVAEGVEELEQLELLRSYECDKIQGYWLSKPIASEEVIPFIKQFYAKQEIK from the coding sequence ATGGGCAGTCCAATCAGCGTTCTAATACTCGAAAACGATTCTAACAGTGTATTTGATTTAGTCAGAGAAATGAAGGCCAACGGCCTAAGTCCTCTATACCGAGTGGTTGAGTCGTACCCATCTTGGGAAACGACCGTCCACGAAGAAGATTGGGATGCCATCATTTGTAGTACAAGAGAACCATTTCATTCTGAAATTCCCATTTACCTACAATATCTAAACGATAAAAAAATTGACATTCCTGTTATTTTACTCAGTGATCCAGAAGACTTTGCAAAAAACTTAAGTTACATGAAGTCGGGTGTTAACGATCTTATTGATCGCAAAAACCTACTTCGCCTAACTGAGGTTTTAGAAAGAGAAAGACGTGAGTTGGTTTACAGAAAAGAAAAAAATACAACAGAAATCTTTTTATACCAATCTTTAAAAGAAATTCAACTCCAAAAATTTGCATTAGACCAAGCTAATATTGTATCTATCACTGATGCAAATGGGATCATCACTTATGTGAATGAAGCATTTACAAAAGCCACTGGATATACCACCTCTGAACTCATTGGCCAAAACCACAGGATCCTAAAATCAGCAGACAAAACCAAAGAAGATTGGGCAAAAATTTGGGAAATCATTCAAAAGGGGAAGGTTTGGCGCGGGGAAATCCGTAATTTAAAAAAAGACGGCGGTGATTATTGGGCAGATACAACGATCGTTCCTTTTACTAGACAAGACGGTTCTATATTTCAATATATTGCAATCCACCATGACATTACTGACAGAAAACTCGCCGAACAACAATTAACACACGATGCATTTTATGATAATCTAACAGGACTTCCGAACAGGGCTTTATTTCTTGCCCGTATTGAACAAAAAATATTTGCATACAATGCCAAAAACACGGGATATCCAATCTTATTTTGTATCAATATAGATAACTTCAAAAGAATCAATCATTCACTTGGTAATGAAGCTGGAGATCAAATTTTAGTAATATTTTCAGAACGACTAAAACAGTTTTCTGATAACGATGCGATTATCACAAGACTTGGTGCCGATAATTTTTCCATTTTACTCACACATCTTTTAGCCATTGATGAGGGAATTAGTTATGCCATGAGACTTCTTGAGAGGTTAGGAGATCCCATTCCACTGGGTGGATATGAAATTTACTTAACAGCATCTTGCGGAATCTCGGCCTTTGGACTTGGTGGCAAAGAGGCGGATGTACTTTTACGAAATGCAGAAATTGCTATGTTTCATGCAAAATCGCAAAAAGTGGGAACTGTATCTGTTTTCAACCAAGCCATGCAGGAAAAAATCCATTTCCAATTGGAAATTCAAAACGATTTAAAGAAAGCCTTAACTCATAATGAAATCTTTGTTTTTTACCAACCTGTCTTAGATTTAAAGGAAAATAAAATTGGGCATTGGGAGGCTTTGGTTAGGTGGCGTCATCCGCAGAGAGGAATGGTTTCTCCTGCTGAGTTTATCCCTCTTGCTGAGGATTCAGGACTAATAGTCCCTATCACAAGATTTGTGTTAGAACAAGCAGCTAATTTAATTGATGAAGTACAGACCAAACAAGGTCTACCCATCTCCATTGCCGTTAATTTAAGTCCCCAAGTATTTTTTGATCAGAATATTTTCCATTGGATTGTAGATCTCCACAATCGGCGAGGTATTCCTTACACCTCTTTACAAGTGGAAATTACGGAAAGTTTAGCAATGAAAAATCTTTCCGAGACAGTTCCCATTCTTTCCAATCTCATTGATATTGGAGTCAAAGTCGCATTGGACGATTTTGGAACAGGATTTTCCTCACTTTCTTATTTAGAAAAATTACCTCTATCGATTGTCAAAATTGATAAATCTTTTCTTAACAATGTGGAAGAAGGATCTAAAGAGAGTTTTTTATTAATCTCCATTATCAATATGGCACATGATCTTGGTTATTCGGTGGTAGCCGAAGGAGTAGAGGAGTTGGAACAATTAGAACTACTCAGGTCTTATGAATGTGACAAAATTCAAGGTTATTGGTTATCTAAACCCATTGCAAGCGAAGAAGTAATTCCATTTATCAAACAATTTTATGCAAAACAGGAAATAAAATGA
- a CDS encoding STAS domain-containing protein, with protein MNFTTKQVKNHTVVTLEGSLDIYSAPALKKELHKIIDDGAESVAIDMVNIKLLDSSGIALLANLQKKLKSEEGQFFLLNVSQDVMVILKLSSLDKFFTILGGESELP; from the coding sequence ATGAATTTCACAACAAAACAAGTTAAAAATCATACAGTTGTTACTCTAGAGGGTTCCCTCGATATTTACTCTGCACCAGCACTTAAAAAAGAACTCCATAAAATCATAGATGACGGGGCAGAATCTGTAGCAATTGATATGGTAAATATCAAACTACTGGATTCTTCAGGAATTGCTTTGCTTGCCAATCTCCAAAAGAAACTTAAGTCAGAAGAAGGTCAGTTTTTTCTCCTCAACGTCAGCCAAGATGTAATGGTCATTTTGAAGTTGTCTAGTTTGGACAAATTCTTCACTATCTTAGGTGGAGAATCAGAGCTTCCTTAA
- a CDS encoding tetratricopeptide repeat protein — protein sequence MKKFFFFSLFFILFFFFALASESIVSVKLQELRFGILRDQLMNYELSSQTLRERLKQMFLSKDDYMSEVKVNILESGIMNSETEGLDLKMSLRDRFGLYVINSVRFLNFKPALELEEQQKTIIRLQFAFYMERTRKYPIASKKYQELEDSITSSLSDEMAFTLLHHGYCLVMMGEREKAFLKLSKAIDLFPGTHYAENASLLISFLEEGEKKKEELKNKKKSPDELAYSLFQSGDYEETLKTLESLPVLTNDQSYIKARSMEELGKTSNAVKEYIQLVKQKENKEVAIRANRRLLLIGNFYQENKSLVAFSKEEASKLGDSKAAENIEEGKSLVLKPVIIEKVLKSETPSNLSAEETKELNQIKENIRESLEVSKGETTKLAAVVSEEKIPLVPETETLRVKSIEPTQITKKQTPQQPLKLKVKLRDGREVVCEEVRIEGNLAILQLGTFGLNLPYDLVVSVQVSNDRGVVKIVTESGTRAESSRWIQNGSGDWTHPKSTESPIIRGEVKSFRL from the coding sequence ATGAAAAAGTTTTTCTTTTTCTCACTTTTTTTTATTCTATTTTTCTTTTTCGCTTTGGCTTCAGAGTCCATCGTGAGTGTAAAGTTACAGGAACTACGATTTGGAATCCTTCGGGACCAATTGATGAATTACGAACTATCTTCTCAAACTTTAAGAGAAAGATTGAAACAAATGTTCCTTTCCAAGGACGACTATATGTCCGAGGTAAAAGTCAACATTCTGGAATCTGGGATTATGAACTCAGAAACAGAAGGTTTAGACTTAAAAATGAGTTTGCGGGACCGTTTTGGCCTCTATGTCATTAATTCTGTACGTTTTTTAAATTTTAAACCTGCGTTAGAGTTAGAAGAACAACAAAAAACAATCATTCGATTGCAATTTGCTTTTTATATGGAAAGGACAAGAAAGTATCCAATCGCATCCAAAAAATACCAGGAGTTGGAAGATTCCATTACCTCTTCTTTATCAGATGAAATGGCGTTCACACTGCTCCATCATGGTTATTGTTTGGTGATGATGGGGGAAAGAGAAAAAGCCTTTCTTAAACTTTCGAAAGCTATTGATTTATTTCCTGGAACTCACTATGCAGAAAATGCAAGCCTGCTTATCAGCTTTTTAGAAGAAGGTGAGAAAAAAAAAGAAGAACTTAAAAACAAAAAAAAGTCCCCTGATGAATTGGCATATTCTTTATTCCAAAGTGGGGATTACGAAGAAACCTTAAAAACCTTAGAATCTCTTCCCGTTCTAACCAATGACCAATCTTATATCAAAGCAAGATCCATGGAAGAATTGGGTAAAACTTCGAACGCAGTAAAAGAATACATCCAACTTGTTAAACAGAAAGAAAACAAAGAAGTGGCAATTCGGGCCAACCGCCGCTTACTCCTGATTGGAAATTTTTATCAAGAAAACAAATCTCTCGTAGCATTTTCTAAAGAAGAAGCTTCCAAACTTGGTGATTCAAAAGCTGCAGAAAACATTGAAGAGGGGAAAAGTTTAGTCTTAAAACCCGTCATCATTGAAAAGGTGCTTAAATCAGAAACTCCCTCCAATCTATCGGCTGAGGAAACAAAAGAACTCAACCAAATCAAAGAAAACATTCGTGAATCTTTAGAAGTTTCTAAGGGAGAAACTACAAAATTAGCAGCTGTGGTTTCAGAAGAAAAGATACCTCTGGTTCCTGAGACTGAAACCTTAAGGGTAAAATCTATCGAACCAACACAAATAACTAAAAAACAAACACCACAACAGCCACTCAAATTGAAAGTAAAGTTACGTGATGGAAGAGAAGTGGTTTGTGAGGAAGTAAGGATTGAAGGAAACCTTGCAATTTTACAGTTAGGTACCTTCGGACTAAACCTTCCCTACGATTTGGTGGTTTCAGTCCAAGTATCTAATGATAGGGGAGTTGTGAAGATTGTCACAGAGTCTGGGACAAGAGCCGAATCCTCTCGTTGGATTCAAAATGGTTCTGGTGACTGGACTCACCCCAAATCCACAGAATCCCCCATCATTCGTGGGGAAGTGAAGTCCTTTCGGCTCTAA
- a CDS encoding PP2C family protein-serine/threonine phosphatase: protein MNKSKIKTTNSLRFKIGLFYSLLALLNIIFFTVMIFENQSDLLLKNFQFQSENLANTILADIQTIGLSKERDENFEVFRKTLKLYEINAFTIFDTNGKTVLSEPESGPNVKVITESVLKKTKEVSSDKEGNLFKARYSLDLNESDFTVDFLLPIRLSNNEEVFLYTHFNISSIQDRLKQLYIQVGYAVLWGVVFHIIFAILVYRAIFKRVGSLEVASKDMALGNLKSRVDWDFKSNDELDSLGKSFNLMADEIQNKVTTITRLNEEINQELQIGKEVQELFLPSVKKYKKFNIGKLYRPMREVSGDLYQYFQFPDKDYYGFFLADASGHGVSAALVTVVMAMSLQSIMKENQSAIQAINQLGEVIANRLQASFFATGVFVVFEEPGVVKFVNAGHNAPFIVRPSTKEITYVDSSGPPLGMGDDIQYSLESFPVLPGDKIVLYTDGVVETPIKEGGLFGLERFTEVVLNNVHLSNAEIVEKAMALLEEKHEEYKDDVTMIVLDVPE, encoded by the coding sequence GTGAACAAAAGCAAAATCAAAACGACGAATTCCTTACGCTTTAAGATTGGACTCTTTTATTCCCTTCTTGCCTTACTTAATATCATCTTTTTTACGGTGATGATTTTTGAAAACCAATCCGATCTGCTTCTCAAGAACTTTCAATTCCAGTCAGAAAACCTTGCGAATACCATTTTAGCTGATATCCAAACGATTGGATTGTCAAAAGAACGGGATGAAAACTTTGAAGTATTTCGTAAAACTCTCAAATTATATGAGATCAATGCATTCACAATATTTGATACCAATGGCAAAACTGTGTTATCCGAACCTGAATCGGGTCCCAATGTAAAAGTCATCACAGAATCGGTTTTAAAAAAAACGAAAGAAGTATCCTCAGATAAGGAAGGCAATTTATTCAAAGCTAGATATAGTTTGGATTTAAACGAATCCGATTTTACAGTCGATTTTTTATTACCGATACGTCTTTCCAATAACGAAGAAGTATTTTTATACACTCACTTTAATATCTCATCTATCCAGGACAGGTTGAAACAACTTTATATCCAAGTTGGATATGCAGTCCTTTGGGGAGTTGTGTTTCATATCATTTTTGCGATTCTTGTTTACCGAGCCATCTTCAAACGGGTTGGATCTTTAGAAGTTGCCTCCAAAGACATGGCTTTAGGAAATTTAAAATCTAGAGTGGATTGGGATTTTAAAAGTAATGATGAATTAGATAGTTTAGGAAAGTCATTTAATTTAATGGCGGATGAGATCCAGAACAAGGTAACAACTATTACACGACTAAACGAAGAAATCAACCAAGAACTTCAAATTGGAAAAGAAGTACAAGAGTTGTTTTTGCCTTCCGTTAAAAAATATAAAAAGTTTAATATTGGAAAATTATATAGACCAATGAGAGAAGTATCCGGCGACTTATACCAATACTTCCAATTTCCTGATAAAGATTATTATGGATTTTTTTTGGCAGATGCATCCGGTCACGGAGTATCTGCAGCTCTCGTAACAGTTGTTATGGCAATGTCACTTCAATCCATTATGAAAGAAAATCAATCTGCCATCCAGGCAATCAATCAACTGGGAGAAGTGATTGCCAATCGTCTCCAAGCATCCTTTTTTGCTACGGGAGTTTTTGTTGTTTTTGAAGAGCCTGGTGTTGTTAAATTTGTCAATGCCGGACACAACGCACCTTTTATTGTGCGTCCTTCCACAAAAGAAATCACCTATGTAGATAGTTCTGGTCCACCTTTGGGCATGGGAGATGATATCCAATATTCTTTGGAATCTTTTCCTGTTCTGCCAGGGGATAAAATAGTATTATATACAGATGGTGTCGTAGAAACTCCCATCAAAGAAGGTGGTCTTTTTGGATTAGAAAGGTTTACCGAAGTAGTTCTAAACAATGTACATTTATCTAATGCGGAAATTGTTGAAAAGGCGATGGCTTTACTCGAAGAAAAACATGAGGAATATAAGGATGATGTAACAATGATTGTCCTTGATGTACCGGAATGA
- a CDS encoding LB_137 family protein: MVLGSYISLLSRFWATLFTCFMVFGVSSLSADKIRLKSGEVLNGKVVNVTATHVEWQDQGKRYKFLNTDVLGIDVGYDGLPACADYKTFGVEDCDLILTKLTKTSASFSKKSSPLELETIPLKKISTLKVTSDSGLPMERYIETGVRGKWIFGDKETTGIFKTLERGKITIETETKTLVSFDLLDFNSFEIQNKSVIVKVIKEETPKVIPGYAPITEKRYGKAAFVFGGALLSGLGMLYEYNASVNAINKDIEYIPSGDGRVFIFANTLSTNNYEFHRQRFTIYSAVFAAIISYSLIDSFYLGNLETKKENANGVYLKPILDMRPSSSRLGAMSQSFQKPNESLYYGFSFESRF, encoded by the coding sequence TTGGTTTTAGGCAGCTACATATCCTTACTTTCCCGTTTTTGGGCCACCCTTTTTACCTGTTTCATGGTCTTTGGTGTAAGCTCCCTTTCCGCAGATAAGATCCGTCTGAAATCAGGAGAAGTACTGAATGGAAAGGTGGTAAATGTAACGGCAACTCATGTGGAATGGCAAGACCAAGGCAAACGTTATAAATTCTTAAATACTGATGTTTTGGGAATTGATGTGGGTTATGACGGTCTTCCCGCTTGTGCCGATTACAAAACCTTCGGTGTAGAAGATTGTGATTTAATTCTCACCAAACTGACAAAAACATCTGCTAGTTTCTCTAAAAAAAGTAGCCCATTGGAACTAGAAACCATTCCACTCAAAAAAATTTCGACTCTAAAGGTAACTTCTGATTCAGGCCTTCCTATGGAGCGTTACATTGAAACTGGTGTACGAGGAAAATGGATTTTTGGAGACAAGGAAACTACTGGTATTTTTAAAACCTTAGAACGCGGAAAAATTACCATTGAGACAGAAACTAAAACCTTAGTTTCTTTTGATCTTTTGGATTTTAACTCTTTTGAGATCCAAAATAAATCAGTGATTGTTAAAGTCATTAAAGAAGAAACACCAAAAGTCATTCCTGGTTATGCTCCCATCACTGAAAAACGATATGGTAAAGCTGCCTTCGTTTTTGGAGGAGCTTTGTTATCTGGACTTGGAATGTTATATGAATACAATGCCTCGGTAAATGCGATTAATAAAGATATAGAGTATATTCCATCCGGTGATGGAAGGGTATTTATTTTTGCCAATACACTAAGCACAAATAATTATGAATTTCATAGACAAAGATTTACTATTTATTCTGCAGTATTCGCAGCCATTATTTCTTATAGTTTGATTGATAGTTTTTATTTAGGAAATCTAGAAACTAAAAAAGAGAACGCAAACGGAGTGTATTTAAAACCCATTTTAGATATGAGACCGAGTAGCTCTCGGTTAGGCGCTATGAGCCAATCTTTTCAAAAACCAAACGAAAGTTTGTATTATGGTTTTAGTTTTGAGTCTCGATTTTAA
- a CDS encoding PrsW family intramembrane metalloprotease — MITQISIPSLVILLINFLTLGFYYSFYRFHFYRFTESFLQYTALAFSIFSAGIAIGLQAFLLVWIPNTNPFWNAFIHSAFIEEFAKLIGIYLFFRKNQDEFTVTDGIFYGLVLGGSFGLVENILYYINTGLWSQVLRSITALPIHMMNGGIIGAYLMMFLFHKNPIFKWGKLGFGFFVCVGVHGLYNLSLFQEINLLIILPICILSLFFLLELTIAKSRILVPGHILKIMNMSMEEYEILSRHNRHEGWIQNIQKHISTTGIKLLKYPSLRHSILTIFFLIPGILSVFLLMHSPDWISHKFPDLALQDYFALFVLYPIILSLMFFFVGIINPYFFRDRMLEVPLFSSVDLHTSNVEENSAIFHIQANLFYVPTSQIFPDNTKVKFDLWIGLQCFVGLSGTILWCKENEEGNCGAMCQLDKIPYSFLVKWHFLRFKQNFKNLFLRKSIV, encoded by the coding sequence ATGATCACACAAATTTCTATTCCCAGTCTGGTCATTTTACTCATTAACTTTCTTACGTTAGGATTTTATTATTCCTTTTACAGGTTCCATTTTTACCGTTTTACAGAATCTTTTTTACAATATACAGCACTCGCATTTTCTATTTTTAGCGCAGGAATTGCGATAGGTTTACAAGCTTTTCTGTTGGTTTGGATTCCAAATACAAACCCATTTTGGAATGCATTCATTCATTCTGCCTTCATCGAAGAGTTTGCAAAACTCATAGGAATTTATCTTTTTTTTAGAAAAAACCAGGATGAATTTACGGTAACAGATGGGATATTCTATGGATTGGTGTTAGGTGGAAGTTTTGGATTAGTAGAAAATATTTTATACTATATCAATACAGGGCTTTGGTCTCAAGTCCTACGTTCCATCACTGCTTTGCCCATTCATATGATGAATGGGGGAATCATTGGAGCCTATCTAATGATGTTTTTATTTCACAAAAATCCAATTTTCAAATGGGGGAAATTGGGTTTTGGTTTTTTTGTTTGTGTTGGCGTTCACGGGTTATATAACCTTTCCTTATTTCAAGAAATCAATTTACTCATCATTCTTCCCATTTGTATACTTTCTCTTTTCTTTTTATTGGAATTAACCATTGCAAAATCGAGGATACTTGTTCCTGGTCATATTCTTAAAATTATGAATATGAGTATGGAAGAATATGAAATATTAAGCCGTCATAACCGACACGAAGGTTGGATCCAAAATATTCAAAAACATATATCTACTACCGGCATCAAACTTTTAAAATATCCTAGTTTAAGACATTCAATCCTTACTATTTTCTTTTTAATTCCAGGAATTCTTTCTGTTTTCCTTCTGATGCATTCGCCCGATTGGATTTCTCATAAGTTTCCAGATTTAGCCCTTCAGGATTATTTTGCATTATTTGTATTATATCCTATTATCTTATCTTTGATGTTTTTCTTTGTTGGAATTATCAATCCCTACTTTTTTAGAGATCGAATGCTTGAGGTCCCACTCTTTAGTTCCGTTGATTTACATACTTCAAATGTGGAAGAAAACTCTGCTATCTTTCATATCCAAGCAAATCTGTTTTATGTACCAACCTCACAAATCTTTCCAGACAATACTAAAGTCAAATTTGATCTTTGGATTGGTTTACAATGTTTTGTTGGGCTTTCCGGAACGATACTTTGGTGTAAGGAAAATGAAGAAGGAAATTGTGGAGCAATGTGTCAATTAGACAAAATCCCTTATTCTTTTTTAGTAAAATGGCATTTTTTAAGATTCAAACAAAACTTTAAAAATTTATTTTTAAGAAAATCTATTGTTTGA
- a CDS encoding VWA domain-containing protein has protein sequence MFLDFFYNLRGESVPCSTGELIAFLESLRKLTDPSGYMSLDQLYRVGRLNFAKDLKFYDSYDLAFAKTFGTWKEQRIQFRDILFEWLEENIPKHLSESEKLNAPNLSMEEVIEELKKRLAEQKERHDGGSKWVGTSGTSPFGNSGFNPNGVSIGGNTEGEGSRSGVSLWNERKYKAYREDEILDTRSIQLALKELRFLKKEGRRELHVDKTIDRTCENGGEIELVEERERKNSLRLVLIMDIGGSMTPHSDRVSKLFSASRGLYHFKEVHNYFFHNIFHEYLYSNHEFQTRISIKQFEEKFRKNTKLIFVGDAYMAPYELMGTPYNPYAYHSSSSEEKQRKAKSGLESLKELVGYFPESVWLNPEPKRFWGAPTIEAIEDVVPMFPLTIEGLRKAVKRLV, from the coding sequence ATGTTTTTGGATTTTTTTTATAATCTACGAGGGGAGTCGGTTCCTTGTTCCACAGGAGAATTGATTGCCTTTCTCGAAAGTTTAAGGAAACTCACAGACCCGTCTGGGTATATGAGTCTAGACCAACTGTACAGGGTGGGTCGACTTAACTTTGCCAAAGATTTAAAATTTTATGATAGTTATGACCTAGCTTTTGCCAAAACCTTTGGAACTTGGAAAGAACAAAGAATTCAATTTCGCGATATTCTTTTCGAATGGTTAGAAGAAAATATTCCTAAACATTTAAGTGAATCCGAGAAATTAAATGCACCTAACTTGAGTATGGAAGAGGTCATTGAAGAACTAAAAAAGAGATTAGCGGAACAAAAAGAACGTCATGATGGCGGAAGCAAATGGGTAGGAACTTCAGGAACATCCCCCTTTGGAAATTCCGGTTTTAATCCCAATGGTGTCTCCATTGGTGGAAATACAGAAGGAGAGGGAAGCCGTTCTGGTGTAAGTTTATGGAACGAAAGAAAATACAAAGCTTACCGCGAAGATGAAATTTTAGATACTAGATCCATCCAACTTGCTTTAAAAGAACTGAGATTTCTTAAAAAAGAAGGAAGAAGGGAACTCCATGTAGACAAAACCATTGATAGGACTTGTGAAAACGGTGGAGAAATAGAGCTGGTAGAAGAACGAGAACGTAAAAATTCACTGCGCCTTGTACTCATTATGGACATAGGAGGAAGTATGACACCTCATTCTGACCGTGTGAGTAAACTATTTAGTGCCAGTCGTGGACTCTACCATTTCAAAGAAGTTCATAATTATTTTTTTCACAATATCTTTCACGAATACTTATATTCAAATCATGAATTCCAAACTCGTATTTCTATCAAACAATTCGAAGAAAAATTTCGTAAAAACACAAAATTAATTTTTGTTGGGGATGCGTATATGGCACCCTACGAACTCATGGGGACACCTTACAATCCTTATGCGTATCATAGTTCCAGTTCTGAGGAAAAACAACGTAAGGCAAAAAGTGGACTAGAATCTTTAAAAGAATTAGTGGGATATTTCCCCGAATCGGTATGGCTGAATCCCGAACCTAAACGATTTTGGGGAGCCCCCACAATTGAAGCGATTGAAGACGTGGTCCCCATGTTTCCATTAACCATTGAAGGTTTACGAAAGGCTGTAAAAAGGTTAGTTTAA